A single region of the Halorussus gelatinilyticus genome encodes:
- a CDS encoding response regulator encodes MSGPTIVCVDPDESAREETLDRLRVTGDDPTLVAAESLASAEESLRARSVDCVVTEHDLPDGTGLELASRVRDLRPSVGCVLYTAADREALATDEHDDAVAEYVAKGTVRTPPSDCGASWSSPRRFAPRPPTRSRRTRPTDSRRSTLTTSTRRRYATTWSESPTSRPATSTFPRPR; translated from the coding sequence ATGTCCGGACCTACCATCGTCTGCGTGGACCCCGACGAGTCGGCCCGAGAGGAGACGCTCGACCGACTCCGGGTCACCGGAGACGACCCGACGCTCGTCGCCGCCGAGTCGCTCGCCAGCGCCGAGGAATCGCTGCGCGCACGCTCCGTGGACTGCGTCGTGACCGAACACGACCTGCCCGACGGGACGGGTCTCGAACTCGCCTCGCGCGTCCGCGACCTCCGGCCGAGCGTCGGTTGCGTCCTCTACACCGCGGCCGACCGCGAGGCGTTGGCCACCGACGAACACGACGACGCCGTCGCGGAGTACGTCGCCAAGGGGACGGTCCGAACGCCGCCGAGCGACTGTGGAGCGTCGTGGAGTTCACCGCGTCGTTTCGCGCCCAGACCGCCTACCCGGTCCCGCAGGACGAGACCGACCGACTCGCGGCGCTCGACGCTTACGACTTCGACTCGGAGGCGATACGCGACGACGTGGAGCGAATCACCGACCTCGCGGCCCGCCACCTCGACGTTCCCAAGGCCTCGATAA
- a CDS encoding DUF7504 family protein, whose product MSKQRLAPYEFADDLPLGGVEPGTNLLVTGPTMGGARRLALRLVTDGSDRGEGLLLVSTDRAGAKILSECDGLCADLGRSPLGVVDCVSKGTGSGRVADSVETVSSPGDLTGIGIEFSGLYQNIHRSGTERVRAGLYSISTLLMYADFQTVSRFVHTVSGRIAATDGLGVFLIDPATQDEKVVSTMTQLCDARVDVRERDGGRELRVRGLHDQPQEWTAF is encoded by the coding sequence GTGAGCAAGCAACGACTCGCACCGTACGAGTTCGCCGACGACCTGCCGCTGGGCGGCGTCGAACCCGGCACGAACCTGCTGGTCACGGGGCCGACGATGGGCGGCGCGCGCCGACTCGCGCTCCGCCTCGTCACCGACGGCAGCGACCGCGGCGAGGGGCTGTTGCTCGTCTCGACCGACAGGGCGGGCGCGAAGATTCTCTCGGAGTGCGACGGTCTCTGTGCCGACCTCGGGCGCTCGCCTCTCGGCGTCGTGGACTGCGTGAGCAAGGGGACCGGGAGCGGGCGGGTCGCCGACAGCGTGGAGACGGTGTCGAGTCCGGGCGACCTGACCGGCATCGGTATCGAGTTCTCGGGCCTGTACCAGAACATCCATCGCTCGGGCACCGAGCGCGTCCGGGCGGGGCTGTACTCCATCTCGACGCTGTTGATGTACGCCGACTTTCAGACGGTCTCGCGGTTCGTCCACACCGTCAGCGGGCGTATCGCCGCGACCGACGGGCTCGGCGTGTTCCTCATCGACCCCGCGACGCAGGACGAGAAGGTCGTCAGCACGATGACCCAACTCTGCGACGCCAGAGTGGACGTTCGGGAGCGCGACGGGGGGCGCGAACTCCGGGTTCGCGGCCTGCACGACCAGCCCCAAGAGTGGACGGCGTTCTGA
- a CDS encoding cytochrome b, whose amino-acid sequence MSLERKDDYDHGEWMRERNLTPVETTFLTALIWMDKRFRIVDYLEILETLYYRVNMQMPKSHTEQYNLDNKFWYWYPLYALGSFSTIAYAVAAISGALLGFYYAPATTGDPTTAYNQLAFIMTELNFGFMLRSIHRWSAQVMVAAVFLHMLRVYFTGAYKEPRELNWIIGIVLISLTMVFGYTGYLLPWDQLAFWAGQIGVEMARSIPLIGEWLALLVFGGFSLGQPTLQRMYIFHVFLLPFVVTTLIAVHIAIVWIQGIAEPH is encoded by the coding sequence ATGAGTCTCGAACGCAAAGACGACTACGACCACGGCGAGTGGATGCGGGAGCGGAACCTGACGCCGGTAGAGACGACGTTCCTGACCGCGCTCATCTGGATGGACAAGCGGTTCCGAATCGTCGATTACCTCGAAATCTTGGAGACCCTCTACTACAGGGTCAACATGCAGATGCCCAAGAGCCACACCGAGCAGTACAACTTGGACAACAAGTTCTGGTACTGGTACCCTCTGTACGCGCTCGGTAGCTTCTCGACCATCGCGTACGCGGTCGCGGCGATAAGCGGCGCGTTACTCGGGTTCTACTACGCACCCGCGACGACCGGCGACCCGACGACGGCGTACAACCAGTTGGCGTTCATCATGACCGAGTTGAACTTCGGGTTCATGCTGCGGTCCATCCACCGGTGGTCGGCACAGGTGATGGTCGCGGCGGTGTTCCTCCACATGCTCCGGGTGTACTTCACCGGGGCATACAAGGAACCGCGCGAACTCAACTGGATCATCGGCATCGTCCTCATCAGCCTGACGATGGTGTTCGGGTACACGGGCTACCTGCTCCCGTGGGACCAACTGGCGTTCTGGGCGGGACAGATCGGCGTGGAGATGGCCCGCTCGATACCGCTCATCGGCGAGTGGCTAGCGTTGCTCGTCTTCGGCGGGTTCAGCCTCGGGCAACCCACGCTCCAGCGGATGTACATCTTCCACGTGTTCCTGCTCCCGTTCGTCGTGACCACGCTCATCGCGGTCCACATCGCCATCGTGTGGATTCAGGGCATCGCGGAACCCCACTAA
- a CDS encoding ubiquinol-cytochrome c reductase iron-sulfur subunit — protein MPKEDDKYPDSTGRRRFVKGVVGSASLAGIGTAAAAGINSTTAQTGAGGGVTQFMAMENISGPAPRGMPQIPVEIDSEGYIKGVWPEVKTESQGGKEVKVAKMELGGKTYTSEWFQYCGVQTYPGVQPDADQDNYFRYSGNSKFEWQNEEVSEGDKIHIDDFEDYATWGNGIGQDGLGKPAQGTWRSQDVPPSGKMPIQVIRSTRIEEMAKDNEWLKASTQEGFVANLNKCTHFCCVPTFKGLSGSTVANAQNMIYCQCHQSVYDPFSIIEKSFVALPRPEE, from the coding sequence ATGCCAAAAGAAGACGACAAGTATCCAGATAGCACAGGTCGTCGCCGCTTCGTCAAAGGCGTCGTAGGGAGCGCGTCCCTCGCGGGCATCGGCACCGCCGCCGCGGCGGGAATCAACTCCACCACGGCCCAGACCGGTGCCGGCGGTGGCGTGACGCAGTTCATGGCGATGGAGAACATCTCCGGTCCCGCGCCGCGCGGGATGCCCCAGATTCCGGTCGAAATCGACTCGGAGGGCTACATCAAGGGCGTCTGGCCCGAAGTGAAGACCGAGAGTCAGGGCGGAAAAGAGGTCAAGGTCGCCAAGATGGAACTCGGCGGCAAGACCTACACCTCGGAGTGGTTCCAGTACTGCGGCGTCCAGACGTACCCCGGCGTCCAACCCGACGCCGACCAGGACAACTACTTCCGCTACAGCGGTAACTCGAAGTTCGAGTGGCAGAACGAGGAGGTCAGCGAAGGCGACAAGATCCACATCGACGACTTCGAGGATTACGCGACGTGGGGCAACGGCATCGGCCAAGACGGTCTCGGCAAGCCCGCACAGGGCACGTGGCGCTCGCAGGACGTACCGCCGAGCGGCAAGATGCCGATTCAGGTCATCCGAAGCACGCGAATCGAGGAGATGGCCAAGGACAACGAGTGGCTGAAGGCCAGCACCCAAGAAGGATTTGTCGCTAACCTGAACAAATGCACGCACTTTTGTTGCGTGCCCACGTTCAAGGGTCTGTCCGGCTCGACCGTGGCCAACGCACAGAACATGATATACTGTCAGTGTCACCAGTCGGTGTACGACCCGTTCAGCATCATCGAAAAATCGTTCGTCGCGCTCCCGCGACCGGAGGAATAA
- a CDS encoding DUF7315 family membrane protein produces the protein MDSSTDDTDDGETRAREVEVPLRLYKVVTVFSTMFAVAFVVGGFIVLDTATQRASLALSEMNLPLAILGVAMIAAGALVYAFATRFRAEGMGKPKEQSDEPSNNG, from the coding sequence ATGGATTCGAGTACGGACGACACCGACGACGGGGAGACTCGCGCCCGCGAAGTCGAGGTACCGCTCAGGCTCTACAAGGTCGTGACCGTGTTCTCGACGATGTTCGCGGTGGCGTTCGTCGTGGGCGGGTTCATCGTTCTCGACACCGCGACCCAGCGCGCCAGCCTCGCGCTCTCGGAGATGAACCTGCCGCTGGCCATCCTCGGCGTGGCGATGATCGCCGCCGGCGCGCTGGTCTACGCCTTCGCGACCCGGTTCCGAGCCGAGGGAATGGGAAAACCTAAAGAGCAATCCGACGAACCATCAAACAATGGCTGA
- a CDS encoding DUF7318 family protein, producing MSSTGSTYGDIHRYEPARESTAAAIAIVLLTVVEVVFVGLFTYGLINGWGFSEIGNMYLGSVLAVIFIDLAFVLLLYRKEFLPDVMIVKKRRRKWEDLYIREEQQHGTDSFGDAWEQFKHAVYPYYKR from the coding sequence ATGTCATCCACAGGCTCGACTTACGGCGACATCCACCGCTACGAACCGGCCCGCGAGAGTACGGCCGCGGCCATCGCCATCGTCCTCCTGACGGTGGTCGAGGTCGTGTTCGTCGGGCTGTTCACCTACGGACTCATCAACGGTTGGGGGTTCAGCGAGATCGGGAACATGTACCTCGGGAGCGTTCTCGCGGTCATCTTCATCGACCTCGCGTTCGTCCTCCTGCTGTACCGCAAGGAGTTCCTCCCGGACGTGATGATCGTGAAGAAGCGCCGTCGCAAGTGGGAAGACCTCTACATCCGCGAAGAACAGCAGCACGGCACCGACTCGTTCGGTGACGCATGGGAGCAGTTCAAACACGCAGTGTACCCGTACTACAAACGATAA
- a CDS encoding plastocyanin/azurin family copper-binding protein has protein sequence MAATGVAGGGAAGATAAAAQETTETSSGNTTASGNETTTVANGTAANETTASGGSSGGGPTKEVIVGPGGSLVFEPAELTIATGTTVKWVWESDNHNVVPSSQPEGANWQGTDGPPSKTYNTGHEYSHTFNTTGTFEYFCQPHKTAGMTGTITVKESLSSGGGGQKEANPEHMGVPIQAHFVGLAALLMMAVSFVYTFFTLKYGESPHASGGN, from the coding sequence ATGGCAGCCACCGGTGTTGCGGGCGGCGGTGCCGCAGGGGCAACGGCCGCTGCGGCCCAGGAGACGACGGAAACGTCGTCCGGCAATACCACTGCCTCTGGAAACGAGACCACGACCGTCGCCAACGGAACGGCGGCCAACGAGACGACGGCCAGCGGAGGCTCGTCCGGCGGCGGTCCGACCAAAGAGGTGATAGTCGGTCCCGGCGGGAGCCTCGTGTTCGAGCCCGCCGAGTTGACCATCGCAACCGGAACGACGGTGAAGTGGGTCTGGGAGTCGGACAACCACAACGTCGTCCCCTCGAGCCAACCCGAGGGTGCCAACTGGCAGGGCACCGACGGCCCACCGAGCAAGACGTACAACACGGGCCACGAGTACTCCCACACGTTCAATACGACCGGCACGTTCGAGTACTTCTGTCAGCCCCACAAGACCGCCGGGATGACCGGTACCATCACGGTGAAAGAGAGCCTCAGTAGCGGCGGTGGCGGACAGAAAGAGGCCAACCCCGAACACATGGGCGTCCCGATTCAGGCCCACTTCGTCGGTCTGGCGGCCCTGCTGATGATGGCGGTTTCGTTCGTCTACACGTTCTTCACGTTGAAGTACGGCGAATCACCGCACGCCAGCGGAGGTAACTGA
- a CDS encoding DapH/DapD/GlmU-related protein, producing MTIDETASIANSTLGEVEVREYVTVHDSELADGARVYERTSVKKSVFDGPTVVNANCYVENAKLGERVQVGPNASIVGVTHDLTDAGMEFGNDRFEEIVVEDGAFVGAGAVVLPGVTVGENAVVGAGTTVATDVPSECVVRAESNTRTREL from the coding sequence ATGACGATAGACGAGACGGCGTCGATAGCGAACTCGACGCTCGGCGAGGTCGAAGTCCGAGAGTACGTCACCGTCCACGACTCCGAACTCGCCGACGGAGCGCGGGTGTACGAGCGGACCTCCGTCAAGAAGTCGGTGTTCGACGGCCCGACGGTCGTCAACGCGAACTGCTACGTCGAGAACGCGAAACTCGGCGAGCGGGTGCAGGTCGGCCCGAACGCGTCCATCGTCGGCGTCACGCACGACCTCACCGACGCCGGGATGGAGTTCGGGAACGACCGGTTCGAGGAAATCGTCGTGGAAGACGGCGCGTTCGTGGGGGCCGGTGCGGTCGTCCTGCCCGGCGTCACCGTCGGGGAAAACGCCGTCGTCGGAGCGGGGACGACGGTGGCGACGGACGTGCCGAGCGAGTGCGTCGTGCGGGCGGAATCGAACACGCGGACCCGAGAACTCTGA
- a CDS encoding GAF domain-containing protein: MERITDLAARHLDVPKASINLIKEHSQEFLVCHGADWTPTHREDSICTYAIVEDGPVAVVEDVKEDPRFADNESIDDLGIRSYVGADLTTAEGLPIGTLCAYDEKPRTFSADDREFLATLADVAMTVLGLHHEVTELRDERSDLIDELDSDAGSGGS; encoded by the coding sequence GTGGAGCGAATCACCGACCTCGCGGCCCGCCACCTCGACGTTCCCAAGGCCTCGATAAACCTGATAAAGGAACACAGCCAGGAGTTTCTGGTCTGTCACGGCGCGGACTGGACGCCGACCCACCGCGAGGACTCCATCTGCACCTACGCCATCGTGGAGGACGGACCGGTCGCCGTCGTGGAAGACGTGAAGGAGGACCCCCGATTCGCCGACAACGAGAGCATCGACGACCTCGGGATTCGCTCGTACGTCGGCGCGGACCTGACGACCGCCGAGGGACTGCCCATCGGGACGCTCTGTGCCTACGACGAGAAACCGCGCACGTTCTCCGCGGACGACCGGGAGTTTCTCGCCACGCTGGCCGACGTGGCGATGACCGTCCTGGGACTCCACCACGAGGTGACGGAACTGCGCGACGAGCGGAGCGACCTCATCGACGAACTCGACTCGGACGCCGGGAGTGGTGGCTCGTGA
- a CDS encoding NAD(P)/FAD-dependent oxidoreductase, translating to MRIAVLGAGYAGLTLARKLERTVPDDVEILVVEKTGRHLVQHEVHRAIRRPSLADDIVVELGDVLDRAEVRQAEVTDVDPEAGVVSLDSGETIDYDYAGVCLGAETAFYDLPGVEDRATPLKTLDDADRIRGDFLDALDAGRSDDPSRVVVGGAGLSGVQVAGELAAFAREEDASESITVTLLEQLDEVAPAFPENFRSAVREQLEARDVEIRTGTAVASATDDTIELETGEELDYDQFVWTGGIRGPDALGGERPAVKNTLRLGDGTFVVGDAARVVDADGQPVPASAQAAVREARAVAENVASLVEYDREGDDIFEPRLEPFAFDSPGWLVSIGDGAVAQIGPTVVTGKAAKALKTTVGAGYLSSVGAVRNAADLVSEELGYEK from the coding sequence ATGCGAATCGCTGTCCTCGGCGCGGGCTACGCCGGACTGACCCTCGCCCGAAAGCTAGAGCGCACCGTCCCCGACGACGTGGAGATTCTGGTCGTCGAGAAGACCGGCCGCCACCTCGTCCAACACGAGGTCCACCGAGCGATTCGGCGTCCCTCGCTGGCCGACGACATCGTGGTCGAGTTGGGCGACGTGCTGGACCGTGCCGAGGTCCGGCAGGCCGAGGTGACCGACGTGGACCCCGAGGCGGGCGTCGTCTCGCTCGACTCCGGCGAGACCATCGACTACGACTACGCGGGGGTCTGTCTCGGGGCCGAGACCGCCTTCTACGACCTGCCGGGCGTCGAGGACCGCGCGACACCGCTGAAGACGCTGGACGACGCCGACCGGATTCGCGGGGACTTCCTCGACGCGCTCGACGCGGGGCGGTCCGACGACCCGAGTCGCGTCGTCGTCGGCGGCGCGGGTCTCTCCGGCGTGCAGGTCGCCGGGGAGTTGGCCGCGTTCGCTCGGGAAGAGGACGCCAGCGAATCCATCACCGTCACGCTCCTCGAACAACTTGACGAGGTCGCGCCCGCGTTCCCCGAGAACTTCCGGTCGGCGGTCCGCGAGCAGTTGGAGGCCCGCGACGTGGAGATTCGGACCGGCACGGCGGTCGCCTCTGCTACCGACGACACCATCGAACTGGAAACCGGCGAAGAACTCGACTACGACCAGTTCGTCTGGACCGGCGGCATCCGCGGCCCCGACGCGCTCGGGGGAGAGCGCCCCGCAGTCAAGAACACCCTGCGACTCGGCGACGGCACCTTCGTCGTGGGCGACGCCGCGCGCGTCGTGGACGCCGACGGCCAACCGGTCCCGGCGAGCGCGCAGGCCGCGGTTCGGGAGGCCCGCGCCGTGGCGGAGAACGTCGCGAGCCTCGTGGAGTACGACCGCGAGGGCGACGACATCTTCGAGCCGCGACTCGAACCCTTCGCGTTCGACTCGCCGGGGTGGCTGGTCTCCATCGGCGACGGCGCGGTGGCCCAGATCGGCCCGACCGTCGTCACGGGCAAGGCCGCGAAGGCCCTCAAGACGACGGTCGGCGCGGGCTACCTCTCGTCGGTGGGCGCGGTACGCAACGCGGCGGACCTCGTGAGCGAGGAACTGGGGTACGAAAAGTAG
- a CDS encoding cytochrome bc complex cytochrome b subunit, with amino-acid sequence MTDEQTETDGKQAQTDGGGTGIVPPDDETPTWSERKQRTEGLSRLTYEYFERARREDQDLRQESSYVERDVLAFPVWPHEMIRNLSLTSFFVGMIIFLSATLPPHLGAPADPNSTPAVILPDWYLYWSFGLLKLGPLNPELAILGGEKLMSDRAYGVVANIVVVGIVAIVPFLNKGSARRPVEQPFWAAVGMMGFAFAWTISIYSAKNLAPIAPHLLFDLTFLVPPIVGTITYAVLKAMREGYMFDLNRRYYRLRPPK; translated from the coding sequence ATGACAGACGAACAAACCGAAACCGACGGCAAGCAAGCACAGACCGACGGGGGCGGGACGGGCATCGTCCCGCCGGACGACGAGACCCCGACGTGGAGCGAGCGCAAGCAGCGCACAGAGGGTCTCTCCCGCCTGACCTACGAGTACTTCGAACGCGCACGCCGCGAGGACCAAGACCTCCGACAGGAGTCTAGCTACGTCGAGCGTGACGTGCTGGCGTTCCCGGTCTGGCCCCACGAGATGATTCGGAACCTCTCGCTGACGAGTTTCTTCGTCGGCATGATCATCTTCCTCTCGGCGACGCTCCCGCCCCACCTCGGGGCACCGGCCGACCCGAACTCGACGCCGGCGGTCATCCTGCCCGACTGGTATCTCTACTGGTCGTTCGGCCTGCTGAAGCTCGGCCCGCTCAACCCCGAACTGGCGATTCTCGGCGGCGAGAAGCTGATGTCCGACCGCGCGTACGGCGTCGTCGCCAACATCGTGGTCGTCGGCATCGTCGCCATCGTCCCGTTCCTGAACAAGGGGAGCGCGCGCCGACCCGTCGAACAGCCCTTCTGGGCCGCGGTCGGGATGATGGGCTTCGCGTTCGCGTGGACCATCAGCATCTACTCGGCGAAGAACCTCGCCCCCATCGCGCCCCACCTGCTGTTCGACCTGACGTTCCTCGTGCCGCCCATCGTGGGCACCATCACCTACGCGGTGCTGAAGGCGATGCGCGAGGGGTACATGTTCGACCTCAACCGGCGGTACTACCGGCTCCGACCGCCGAAGTGA
- the mvaD gene encoding phosphomevalonate decarboxylase MvaD, which yields MKATAKAHPIQGLVKYHGMRDEELRLPYHDSISVCTAPSHTMTTVEFDPDLDSDTFVVGGEELEAHEADRVATVLEEVRARADADHAEFPVRLESENSFPSNVGLGSSSSGFAAAATALAEAADLDASRPEISTIARRGSSSAARAVTGGFSDLHAGLNDEDCRSERLDSPLEDDLRIVAGLVPAYKETEHAHREAADSHMFEARLSHIHDQLAEVRDALREGDFRRVFETAEHDSLSLAATTMTGPSGWVYWKPDTIEIFNAVRELREEEDVPVYFSTDTGASVYVNTTDEYVERVEEAVADCGVETMVWEVGGPARTLDESEALF from the coding sequence ATGAAGGCGACCGCGAAAGCTCACCCCATTCAGGGACTCGTCAAATATCACGGGATGCGCGACGAAGAACTCCGCCTCCCCTACCACGACTCCATCAGCGTCTGCACCGCGCCGAGCCACACCATGACCACCGTCGAGTTCGACCCCGACCTCGACTCGGACACCTTCGTCGTCGGCGGCGAGGAGCTAGAGGCTCACGAGGCCGACCGCGTGGCGACGGTCCTCGAAGAGGTCCGAGCGCGCGCCGACGCCGACCACGCCGAGTTCCCGGTCCGACTGGAGAGCGAGAACTCCTTCCCCTCGAACGTCGGACTCGGCTCGTCGTCCTCGGGCTTCGCCGCCGCGGCGACGGCGCTGGCGGAAGCCGCGGACCTCGACGCCTCCCGACCCGAGATTTCGACCATCGCGCGCCGCGGGTCCTCCTCGGCGGCCCGCGCCGTGACCGGCGGGTTCTCGGACCTCCACGCGGGACTCAACGACGAGGACTGTCGCTCCGAGCGCCTCGACTCGCCGCTCGAAGACGACCTGCGCATCGTCGCGGGCCTCGTCCCGGCGTACAAGGAGACCGAACACGCCCACCGCGAGGCCGCCGACAGCCACATGTTCGAGGCGCGACTCTCGCACATCCACGACCAACTCGCGGAGGTGCGCGACGCGCTCCGCGAGGGCGACTTCCGGCGCGTCTTCGAGACCGCCGAACACGACTCGCTGTCGCTGGCCGCGACGACCATGACCGGTCCCTCGGGGTGGGTCTACTGGAAGCCCGACACCATCGAGATTTTCAACGCGGTCCGCGAGTTGCGGGAGGAGGAAGACGTGCCGGTCTACTTCTCGACGGACACGGGCGCGAGCGTCTACGTCAACACGACCGACGAGTACGTCGAGCGCGTCGAGGAAGCCGTCGCCGACTGCGGCGTCGAAACGATGGTCTGGGAGGTCGGCGGCCCCGCCCGGACTCTCGACGAGAGCGAAGCGCTGTTCTGA
- a CDS encoding DUF7319 domain-containing protein — MTDASDDPAGERPVDSPNEADAGDRPAPEEGAETRERPAGDERDRLSPEEIEERYDFEDFGPRDMAEMTYEEWEAVFDHDSWITGRDLLDRVEADLKNRVADRDVFAVVERIEREGEPQLLAYSDEGYAVVYPDGTVEGSGTVLRDVKPSVALASMESYDVPEMPEGEVLPDPAEVPEGSGQLGNQLMQIIAAAHVLAGVGLFAAWIAVGLPIVAAVAALGFFVFGVFVFLLVANARLSDRFRAEEYRNRLRAVGLEDEERPDFLPGEGGESSESLADAGEPSDDGAAETGVSSASESGN; from the coding sequence ATGACCGACGCCTCGGACGACCCGGCGGGCGAGCGACCGGTCGATTCGCCGAACGAGGCCGACGCGGGCGACCGGCCCGCCCCCGAAGAAGGGGCGGAGACTCGGGAACGCCCCGCAGGCGACGAGCGCGACCGACTCTCGCCCGAGGAGATAGAAGAGCGGTACGACTTCGAGGACTTCGGCCCGCGGGACATGGCCGAGATGACTTACGAGGAGTGGGAGGCGGTCTTCGACCACGACTCGTGGATTACGGGCCGAGACCTGCTCGACCGGGTAGAGGCCGACCTCAAGAATCGGGTCGCCGACCGGGACGTGTTCGCCGTCGTCGAGCGCATCGAACGGGAGGGCGAACCCCAACTGCTCGCGTACTCCGACGAGGGATACGCCGTGGTCTACCCCGACGGGACCGTCGAGGGGAGCGGTACCGTCCTCCGGGACGTGAAACCCTCCGTCGCGCTCGCGTCGATGGAGAGCTACGACGTGCCCGAGATGCCCGAGGGCGAGGTGCTTCCCGACCCCGCGGAGGTGCCGGAAGGCTCCGGGCAACTCGGCAACCAGTTGATGCAGATAATCGCCGCGGCCCACGTCCTCGCGGGCGTCGGACTGTTCGCGGCGTGGATAGCGGTCGGGCTTCCAATCGTGGCCGCTGTGGCCGCGCTCGGCTTCTTCGTCTTCGGCGTGTTCGTCTTCCTGCTCGTAGCCAACGCTCGGCTCTCCGACCGCTTCCGGGCCGAGGAGTACCGCAACCGGCTCCGAGCCGTCGGTCTCGAAGACGAGGAGCGACCCGACTTCCTGCCCGGCGAGGGCGGCGAATCGTCCGAGTCGCTGGCCGACGCCGGCGAACCGAGCGACGACGGCGCGGCCGAGACCGGCGTCTCCTCGGCGTCCGAAAGCGGAAACTAG
- a CDS encoding DUF7321 family protein, with protein MASETLVAAGVALVVTASFPFYLYGAWYILDQEVVTWDVLMHHLKFITVGLLLTTVPLLGWMLPRFFEQIGGFAALHAFLGLQAYAMLLVALTGIVRIFQVKYQHDMYDSDANDRDVDIGELHENMGAWRGRLRVGVVGYVLFWILAWVVGMVRFFIDYVLY; from the coding sequence ATGGCCAGCGAGACGTTGGTTGCGGCCGGAGTCGCCCTCGTCGTCACCGCCAGCTTTCCCTTCTACCTCTACGGGGCGTGGTACATCCTCGACCAAGAGGTGGTCACGTGGGACGTGTTGATGCACCACCTCAAGTTCATCACGGTCGGGCTACTCCTGACGACGGTCCCCCTGCTCGGGTGGATGCTCCCGCGCTTCTTCGAGCAAATCGGCGGGTTCGCCGCCCTCCACGCCTTTCTGGGTCTCCAAGCATACGCGATGCTACTGGTCGCGCTGACCGGTATCGTCCGCATCTTTCAGGTCAAGTATCAACACGACATGTACGACAGCGACGCGAACGACCGCGACGTGGACATCGGCGAACTCCACGAGAACATGGGCGCGTGGCGCGGCCGACTCCGCGTCGGCGTCGTCGGCTACGTCCTCTTCTGGATACTGGCGTGGGTCGTCGGGATGGTTCGGTTCTTCATCGACTACGTGTTGTACTGA
- the nth gene encoding endonuclease III, whose protein sequence is MGTPLDTREAQAEEVIDRLYEEYPDSTISLNFSNRLELLIAVMLSAQCTDERVNQETAHLFEKYETVEDYAEADEDELSEELGSITYHNSKADYIKSSARTIIDEYDGEVPDTMEGLTDLKGVGRKTANVVLQHGYDIVEGVVVDTHVQRISRRLGITEDERPEDIEQDLMGIVAEEHWQQYTHLFISHGRATCTARNPDCGDCVLEDLCPSSKLDHDVDLASGESWD, encoded by the coding sequence ATGGGAACGCCACTCGACACCCGCGAGGCGCAGGCCGAGGAGGTCATCGACCGCCTCTACGAGGAGTATCCGGACTCGACCATCTCGCTCAACTTCTCGAACCGCCTCGAACTGCTCATCGCGGTCATGCTCTCGGCGCAGTGTACCGACGAGCGCGTGAACCAGGAGACCGCCCACCTGTTCGAGAAGTACGAGACCGTCGAGGACTACGCCGAGGCCGACGAGGACGAACTCTCGGAGGAACTCGGCTCCATCACCTACCACAACAGCAAGGCCGACTACATCAAATCGTCCGCCCGGACCATCATCGACGAGTACGACGGCGAGGTTCCCGACACGATGGAGGGGCTGACCGACCTGAAGGGCGTCGGCCGCAAGACCGCCAACGTCGTGCTCCAGCACGGCTACGACATCGTCGAGGGCGTCGTCGTGGACACCCACGTCCAGCGCATCTCCCGCCGACTCGGTATCACCGAGGACGAGCGTCCGGAGGACATCGAGCAGGACCTGATGGGAATCGTCGCCGAGGAACACTGGCAGCAGTACACCCACCTGTTCATCAGTCACGGCCGGGCGACCTGCACCGCCCGGAACCCCGACTGCGGCGACTGCGTGCTGGAGGACCTCTGTCCGTCCTCGAAACTCGACCACGACGTGGACCTCGCCAGCGGCGAGTCGTGGGACTGA